A genomic stretch from Enterobacter dykesii includes:
- a CDS encoding N-acetylmuramoyl-L-alanine amidase yields the protein MRRSLATLLLALLLAGCVTEKGIIDKGAYELDTRHQAQAAYPRIKVLVIHYTADDFDSSLATLTDKNVSSHYLIPANPPAPDGKPRIWQLVPESELAWHAGISFWRGTNRINDTSVGIELENRGWQKTSGVKQFTPFEPAQIAALVPLAKDIITRYNIKPENVVAHSDIAPQRKDDPGPLFPWRELALQGIGAWPDPARVAFYLNGKPRDERVEPKVLLDLLARYGYEVTDNMTNAQQKRVIVAFQMHFRPARWDGVADRETLAIAEALLERYGQG from the coding sequence ATGAGGCGTTCGCTTGCCACGCTCCTGCTGGCGCTGCTGCTGGCAGGATGCGTCACGGAAAAAGGGATTATCGACAAAGGCGCCTACGAGCTGGACACGCGCCATCAGGCGCAGGCGGCTTACCCGCGCATCAAGGTGCTGGTGATCCACTACACCGCGGATGACTTTGACAGCTCGCTGGCCACGCTGACGGATAAGAACGTCAGCTCTCACTATTTGATCCCGGCTAACCCCCCGGCACCGGACGGTAAGCCGCGCATCTGGCAGCTGGTGCCTGAAAGCGAACTGGCCTGGCATGCGGGCATCAGCTTCTGGCGCGGCACCAACCGGATTAACGATACGTCTGTCGGCATTGAGCTTGAGAACCGTGGCTGGCAAAAAACGTCGGGCGTTAAGCAATTTACCCCGTTTGAGCCTGCGCAAATTGCGGCGCTGGTGCCGCTCGCCAAAGACATTATCACCCGCTACAACATCAAACCTGAAAATGTGGTGGCCCATTCGGACATCGCCCCGCAGCGCAAAGACGATCCCGGCCCGCTGTTCCCGTGGCGTGAGCTGGCGCTGCAGGGGATTGGCGCATGGCCCGACCCGGCACGAGTGGCGTTTTACCTGAACGGCAAGCCGCGCGATGAGCGCGTGGAGCCGAAGGTGCTGCTCGATCTGCTGGCGCGATACGGCTATGAGGTGACCGATAACATGACGAACGCACAGCAGAAGCGCGTGATCGTCGCGTTTCAGATGCATTTTCGCCCGGCACGCTGGGACGGCGTGGCCGATCGCGAAACGCTGGCTATCGCGGAGGCGCTGCTGGAGCGCTACGGGCAGGGGTAA
- a CDS encoding helix-turn-helix domain-containing protein, giving the protein MLSIYGKNSRPQAEIDAIIAATEGLEERTLRKWQRISTDNNEDIHFIVSGEVEFRRESDELCMFTLQNKCIFGLSSIYYNSTHMYGLVRANTVVRTLKKEDFFRLMSEKNLWEALSKVLSWYVCLLSKRDEVLVARSAYSIVREFLLEINELMVHHQRDINIYDYIQEYTSLARSTIIKILADLKKGNYIQVDKGRLMHLSALPEKY; this is encoded by the coding sequence ATGTTAAGTATCTATGGTAAAAATAGCCGTCCACAAGCTGAAATCGACGCTATTATCGCGGCAACTGAAGGTCTTGAAGAAAGAACCTTACGCAAATGGCAGCGTATCAGTACCGATAACAACGAAGATATTCATTTTATCGTTAGCGGTGAAGTTGAATTTCGTCGCGAGTCGGATGAGCTGTGTATGTTCACCTTACAGAATAAATGTATTTTTGGTCTCTCCTCTATTTATTACAACTCAACGCATATGTACGGACTGGTTCGTGCCAATACCGTGGTGCGCACCCTTAAAAAAGAGGATTTTTTCCGTCTGATGAGCGAAAAAAATCTGTGGGAAGCCTTGAGTAAAGTCCTCTCCTGGTATGTTTGCCTGCTCAGCAAGCGTGACGAAGTGCTGGTGGCCCGCAGCGCGTACTCGATTGTACGCGAATTCTTGCTGGAAATTAACGAACTGATGGTACACCATCAGCGCGACATCAATATTTACGACTATATTCAGGAATATACCAGCCTGGCCAGGAGTACCATTATTAAAATTCTCGCCGACCTGAAGAAAGGTAATTACATTCAGGTGGACAAAGGTCGTCTAATGCATTTGTCAGCACTGCCGGAGAAATATTAA